A genomic segment from Nicotiana sylvestris chromosome 1, ASM39365v2, whole genome shotgun sequence encodes:
- the LOC104234172 gene encoding cysteine protease RD19A-like yields MALRFSLIFLFSLFLTTSLLLSVNGNINGGEDDDILIRQVVGDDDDHLLNADHHFTIFKRRFGKTYASDEEHHYRFSVFKANLRRAMRHQKLDPSAVHGVTQFSDLTPAEFRRNFLGVNRRLRLPSDANKAPILPTEDLPSGFDWRDHGAVTSVKNQGSCGSCWSFSTTGALEGATYLSTGKLVSLSEQQLVDCDHECDPEEKDSCDAGCNGGLMNSAFEYTLKAGGLMREEDYPYTGTDRGTCKFDNTKVAAKVANFSVVSLDEEQIAANLVKNGPLAVAINAVFMQTYVGGVSCPYICSKKLDHGVLLVGYGTGFSPIRMKEKPYWIIKNSWGEKWGENGYYKICRGRNVCGVDSMVSTVSAVSTSSH; encoded by the exons ATGGCTCTTCGTTTCTCTTTAATTTTcctattttctcttttcttaacGACGTCGTTATTGTTGTCCGTTAACGGCAACATTAACGGCGGTGAAGATGACGATATTTTGATCCGTCAAGTCGTAGGCGACGACGACGATCACTTGTTAAACGCCGATCATCACTTCACGATTTTTAAGAGGAGGTTCGGCAAAACCTACGCGTCCGATGAGGAGCATCATTACAGATTCTCGGTGTTCAAGGCTAACTTGCGCCGTGCAATGCGCCACCAGAAGCTTGATCCCTCCGCCGTTCACGGTGTGACTCAGTTTTCCGATTTGACTCCGGCCGAGTTCCGCCGGAATTTTCTAGGAGTTAACCGTCGGCTCCGGCTTCCTTCTGATGCCAATAAAGCTCCTATTCTTCCTACTGAGGATCTCCCTTCAGGTTTCGATTGGAGAGATCACGGTGCCGTCACGTCAGTAAAGAATCAG GGTTCATGTGGCTCGTGCTGGTCATTTAGTACCACTGGTGCGTTAGAAGGTGCCACCTATCTTTCTACAGGGAAGCTTGTAAGCCTCAGCGAGCAACAACTTGTGGACTGTGATCACGAG TGTGATCCAGAAGAAAAAGATTCATGTGACGCAGGGTGCAATGGTGGCCTAATGAATAGTGCCTTTGAATACACTCTGAAAGCTGGTGGACTTATGCGagaagaagattatccatacacTGGCACCGATCGTGGAACCTGCAAATTTGACAACACCAAGGTTGCTGCTAAAGTTGCTAACTTTAGCGTTGTCTCCCTTGACGAAGAACAAATCGCTGCTAATCTTGTCAAGAATGGTCCTCTCGCTG TGGCGATCAATGCAGTGTTCATGCAGACATACGTTGGCGGAGTTTCCTGCCCATATATATGCTCTAAGAAGTTGGATCATGGTGTCTTATTAGTTGGTTATGGTACTGGCTTTTCTCCCATTAGAATGAAAGAGAAACCATACTGGATCATCAAGAACTCATGGGGAGAGAAATGGGGTGAAAACGGATACTACAAAATCTGTAGAGGCCGCAATGTTTGCGGAGTGGATTCAATGGTTTCAACAGTTTCAGCTGTTAGTACCAGCTCACACTGA
- the LOC104234171 gene encoding V-type proton ATPase subunit a2, with protein MAEQGGRGCCPPMDLFRSEAMQLVQIIIPIESAHRTVDYLGEIGLIQFKDLNAEKSPFQRTYATQIKRCGEMARKLRLFKEQMSKAGLLSSSTSSTQVDLSFDDLEVKLGELEAELIEINANGDKLQRSYNELVEYKLVLQKAGEFFRKAQSSAEALLREQASNQTGEQSLETPLLSDQEAVADPSKQVKLGFITGLVPREKSMAFERILFRATRGNVFLRQAVVEEPVTDPVSGEKVEKNVFAVFFSGERAKTKILKICEAFGANRYSVTEDLGKQAQMITEVSGRISELKTTIDVGMLHRGNLLQTIGEQYDRWNILVRKEKSVYHTLNMLSIDVTKKCLVAEGWSPVFATKQIQDALQRATHDSNSEVGAIFRVLRTREMPPTYFQTNKFTSSFQEIVDAYGVAKYQEANPGVYTIVTFPFLFAVMFGDWGHGICLLLATLFLLIREKKLSSQKLGDIMEMTFGGRYVIFMMSLFSIYTGLIYNEFFSVPFELFGRSAYGCRDPSCRDSTSAGLIKVRDTYPFGVDPAWHGTRSELPYLNSLKMKMSILLGVAQMNLGIFLSFFNALFFRSGINIWCQFVPQIIFLNALFGYLSVLIIVKWCTGSKADLYHVMIYMFLSPTDELGENQLFAGQKTTQLVLLFSALVAVPWMLLPKPFLLKAQHERHQGQSYTALQEAEESLLVESSDDSGHHEEFEFSEVFVHQLIHTIEFVLGAVSNTASYLRLWALSLAHSELSSVFYEKVLLLAWGFNNVFILIIGIIVFIFATVGVLLVMETLSAFLHALRLHWVEFQNKFYEGDGYKFSPFSFSLVDGEDE; from the exons ATGGCGGAGCAAGGCGGTAGAGGATGCTGTCCGCCGATGGATCTGTTCCGTTCAGAAGCGATGCAACTCGTGCAAATCATTATTCCTATTGAATCTGCTCACCGTACAGTCGATTACCTTGGCGAAATCGGTCTTATCCAGTTCAAAGAC TTGAATGCTGAAAAGAGTCCATTTCAGCGAACATATGCTACTCAG ATCAAAAGATGTGGAGAGATGGCTCGTAAATTACGGCTATTCAAGGAACAAATGTCCAAAGCAGGCTTGTTATCTTCTTCTACGTCTTCCACACAAGTTGATTTAAGCTTTGATGACCTTGAG GTCAAGCTTGGAGAACTTGAAGCAGAGCTGATTGAAATAAATGCTAATGGCGATAAGTTACAACGTTCATACAATGAGCTTGTGGAATATAAACTTGTTTTGCAAAAG GCTGGTGAGTTTTTTCGCAAAGCACAGAGCAGTGCTGAAGCTCTACTACGAGAACAGGCATCAAATCAAACTGGGGAACAATCATTAGAAACTCCTCTGTTATCAGACCAG GAAGCAGTGGCTGATCCATCGAAGCAAGTTAAGTTGGGATTTATTACTGGACTTGTTCCCAGAGAAAAATCGATGGCGTTTGAAAGGATTCTCTTTCGTGCTACCCGGGGTAATGTGTTCTTGAGGCAGGCTGTAGTTGAAGAGCCTGTCACTGATCCCGTTTCTGGAGAGAAg GTTGAGAAAAATGTATTTGCAGTCTTCTTCTCTGGTGAAAGAGCAAAgaccaaaattctcaaaatatgtGAAGCTTTTGGAGCAAATCGTTATTCTGTCACCGAGGACCTGGGTAAACAGGCTCAAATGATTACTGAG GTTTCTGGAAGAATCTCAGAGCTAAAAACGACCATAGATGTTGGCATGCTGCACCGGGGAAATTTATTACAAACTATTGGTGAACAATATGATAGATGGAACATTTTG gtGAGGAAGGAGAAATCAGTTTATCACACACTCAATATGCTTAGCATTGATGTGACCAAAAAATGTCTGGTGGCTGAAGGTTGGAGTCCTGTTTTTGCAACCAAACAG ATTCAGGATGCACTGCAGCGGGCAACACATGACTCAAACTCTGAAGTTGGTGCAATCTTCCGAGTTCTGCGGACCCGAGAAATGCCGCCTACATATTTTCAAACAAATAAGTTTACTTCTTCGTTTCAGGAGATTGTTGATGCATACGG GGTGGCCAAATATCAGGAAGCAAATCCTGGTGTTTACACTATCGTCACATTTCCATTCCTTTTCGCAGTTATGTTTGGTGATTGGGGTCATGGCATCTGTCTGTTGCTTGCGACTCTATTCTTATTAATCAGAGAGAAAAAACTGTCCAGTCAG AAACTTGGAGACATCATGGAAATGACCTTTGGAGGGCGATATGTGATATTTATGATGTCCCTCTTCTCAATATACACGGGCCTGATCTATAATGAGTTCTTTTCTGTGCCCTTTGAGTTGTTTGGTCGATCAGCATATGGGTGCCGCGATCCTTCTTGCAG GGACTCTACCTCTGCAGGCTTAATCAAAGTGCGTGACACTTATCCATTTGGTGTGGATCCAGCATGGCATGGTACACGCAGTGAGTTGCCATACCTCAATTCATTGAAGATGAAAATGTCTATCCTTCTTGGGGTGGCCCAGATGAACCTGGGGATATTTCTGAGCTTTTTCAATGCTCTGTTCTTTCGCAGTGGTATAAATATTTG GTGTCAGTTTGTTCCACAAATAATATTTCTGAATGCTCTGTTTGGATACCTGTCCGTCCTTATCATCGTGAAGTGGTGCACCGGATCCAAAGCTGATTTATACCATGTAATGATATACATGTTCCTTAGCCCGACAGATGAGCTTGGTGAAAACCAACTTTTTGCTGGTCAGAAGACAACCCAG CTTGTCCTGCTATTCTCTGCCCTTGTTGCAGTCCCATGGATGCTTCTTCCAAAGCCCTTCCTCTTGAAAGCTCAACATGAA AGGCACCAAGGGCAGTCCTACACAGCACTTCAGGAGGCAGAAGAGTCTTTATTGGTGGAAAGCAGCGATGATTCTGGTCATCATGAGGAATTCGAGTTTAGTGAGGTTTTTGTTCATCAGCTCATTCATACAATTGAATTTGTACTTGGAGCAGTCTCAAACACAGCTTCTTACCTTCGTCTGTGGGCTCTCAG cCTTGCACACTCTGAGCTGTCCAGTGTATTTTATGAAAAGGTTCTTCTTCTAGCCTGGGG GTTCAACAATGTCTTTATTCTCATCATTGGTATCATTGTATTCATCTTTGCCACTGTCGGAGTGTTGTTGGTGATGGAAACTCTCAGTGCCTTCCTACACGCATTGCGACTACACTGGGTGGAGTTCCAGAATAAGTTTTATGAGGGAGATGGTTACAAGTTTAGTCCTTTCTCATTCTCATTGGTTGACGGGGAGGATGAATGA
- the LOC104234170 gene encoding DNA replication licensing factor MCM4, protein MASDSSPVNTHGGPSTPDDSTSSPIGNTYSSPGDNTRRKRGRRSSATSTPVAPSNRRFTTPDATPTPSSTNSRRGRRRASSTTPSGAAAATPSYASDVPPSSEGGEGDDADEAPPMYVWGTNISVQDVNAAILRFLRNFREDPSQTEGKYMRAIHHVIEMEGDSLDVDAHDVFDYDNDLYTKMVRFPLEVLAIFDIVLMDMVSRINPLFEKHIQARIFNLKSSTSMRNLNPADIEKMVSLKGMVIRCSAIIPEIREAIFRCLVCGYYSDPIVVDRGRINEPTICGKQECLARNSMTLVHNRCRFADKQIVRVQETPDEIPEGGTPHTVSLLMHDKLVDAGKPGDRVEVTGIYRAMSVRIGSTQRTVKSLFKTYIDCLHLKKTDKSRMNAEDPMEIENGVVGNDDSLGYEEKVEKLKELSKQPDIYERLTRSLAPNIWELDDVKKGLLCQLFGGNALTLPSGASFRGDINILLVGDPGTSKSQLLQYIHKLSPRGIYTSGRGSSAVGLTAYVAKDPETGETVLESGALVLSDRGICCIDEFDKMSDSARSMLHEVMEQQTVSIAKAGIIASLNARTSVLACANPIGSRYNPRLSVIDNIHLPPTLLSRFDLIYLILDKADEQMDRRLAKHIVALHFENPENSEQEVIDLPTLTAYLSYARKHIHPQLSDEAAEELTRGYVEMRRRGNFPGSSKKVITATPRQLESLIRLSEGLARIRFSERVEKRDVMEAIRLLEVALQQSATDHSTGTIDMDLITTGVSASERMRRENFVSTTRNIIMEKLQLGGPSTRMLELLEELKKQSSGGEVHLADLRNALATLATEGLVSVHGDAVKRI, encoded by the exons ATGGCTTCCGACTCATCTCCGGTCAACACTCACGGCG GTCCATCTACACCAGATGACTCAACTTCAAGCCCAATTGGTAACACTTACTCATCTCCCGGTGACAACACTCGCCGGAAGCGCGGCCGCCGCTCGTCAGCCACATCCACACCAGTTGCACCGTCAAATCGGCGATTCACAACTCCCGATGCTACACCGACGCCTTCCAGTACTAATTCGCGCCGTGGCCGAAGAAGAGCGTCCTCCACCACCCCTTCTGGTGCAGCCGCCGCCACTCCGTCCTATGCGTCTGATGTTCCGCCGTCCTCAGAGGGCGGGGAAGGTGATGATGCCGATGAGGCCCCACCAATGTATGTGTGGGGCACAAACATCAGCGTACAAGATGTAAACGCTGCAATTCTTAGGTTTTTGAGGAATTTTCGAGAGGATCCTTCTCAAACTGAGGGGAAATACATGAGGGCAATTCATCATGTAATTGAAATGGAAGGCGACTCACTCGACGTTGATGCTCACGATGTGTTTGATTATGATAACGATTTGTATACCAAAATGGTCAGGTTCCCACTTGAGGTTCTAGCAATTTTTGACATTGTTTTAATGGACATGGTTAGCAGAATTAACCCACTATTCGAGAAGCACATACAAGCTAGAATTTTCAATCTTAAGAGTTCGACTTCAATGAGAAATCTTAATCCGGCAG ATATTGAGAAGATGGTGTCACTCAAAGGGATGGTTATTCGATGTAGTGCAATTATTCCTGAGATAAGGGAAGCAATATTTAGGTGTCTTGTTTGTGGGTATTACTCTGATCCAATTGTTGTCGATAGAG GAAGGATTAATGAGCCAACAATATGCGGCAAGCAAGAATGTCTAGCAAGGAACTCAATGACTTTGGTCCACAATAGATGCAG GTTTGCTGACAAACAAATCGTGAGAGTTCAAGAAACACCAGATGAGATTCCCGAGGGAGGAACACCTCACACAGTAAGCTTGTTGATGCATGACAAGCTGGTGGATGCTGGGAAGCCAGGAGACAGAGTTGAA GTCACTGGAATTTATCGGGCTATGAGTGTCAGAATTGGGTCAACACAGAGGACTGTAAAATCATTGTTCAAG ACTTACATTGATTGTCTTCATCTTAAGAAGACTGACAAGTCAAGAATGAATGCAGAGGATCCGATGGAAATTGAAAATGGAGTTGTTGGAAATGATGACTCTCTTGGCTATGAAGAAAAG GTGGAGAAATTGAAAGAACTATCTAAACAGCCTGATATCTACGAAAGGTTGACTAGGTCCTTGGCGCCAAACATCTGGGAGTTGGATGATGTAAAGAAAGGTCTTCTTTGCCAG CTCTTTGGAGGGAATGCATTGACATTGCCATCTGGGGCAAGCTTCCGAGGTGATATCAACATTCTTCTTGTTGGTGATCCGGGGACCAGCAAATCGCAGCTGCTTCAGTATATTCACAAACTGTCTCCCCGTGGTATATATACCAGTGGACGAGGAAGTTCTGCTGTGGGGTTGACTGCTTATGTAGCCAAAGATCCTGAGACTGGTGAAACT GTCCTCGAGAGTGGGGCCCTGGTCCTGAGTGACAGGGGGATCTGCTGTATCGATGAGTTTGACAAAATGTCCGACAGTGCAAGGAGCATGTTACATGAG GTTATGGAGCAACAAACTGTTTCAATTGCAAAGGCTGGAATTATTGCTTCGCTTAATGCTAGGACTTCAGTATTGGCTTGTGCAAATCCAATTGGCTCTCGTTACAATCCCCGTCTATCTGTCATTGATAATATACACCTTCCACCTACCCTGCTGTCAAG ATTTGATTTGATATATTTAATTCTAGACAAGGCTGACGAGCAGATGGACAGGCGCCTTGCAAAACACATAGTTGCATTACACTTTGAGAATCCAGAG AATTCAGAGCAAGAAGTGATTGACCTTCCAACATTAACTGCATACTTGAGCTATGCTCGAAAACATATACATCCACAATTATCTGACGAAGCAGCTGAAGAATTGACTAGAGGGTATGTGGAGATGAGAAGAAGAGGGAATTTCCCTGGCAGCAGTAAAAAG GTTATTACAGCCACACCAAGGCAATTAGAGAGCTTAATACGCCTTAGTGAAGGTCTCGCCCGGATTCGTTTTTCAGAACGG GTTGAGAAAAGAGACGTAATGGAGGCTATTCGTCTTCTAGAAGTTGCACTGCAGCAGTCTGCAACTGACCATTCTACAG GAACCATTGACATGGATCTCATCACAACTGGAGTATCTGCAAGTGAAAGGATGAGAAGGGAGAATTTTGTGTCAACCACCCGCAACATAATCATGGAGAAGCTGCAGCTGGGGGGACCATCAACTCGGATGCTGGAG TTACTGGAAGAGCTGAAGAAGCAAAGTTCTGGTGGTGAAGTTCACCTAGCAGAT CTACGAAATGCACTTGCTACTCTAGCAACTGAAGGATTGGTTTCTGTTCATGGTGACGCTGTGAAGAGAATATGA